Sequence from the Panicum virgatum strain AP13 chromosome 5N, P.virgatum_v5, whole genome shotgun sequence genome:
GGCTCtaaaatccggaggcaatccatcggtgggatttccagaaggtccaacctcagcaccagcattatcttcttgcattttaggtcacttcttgtaagtgtgaccatctgctccacacaggttgcatctttttttcttcttttctgcctcagactcatccattccgttacggatacgaagtgtctgtcgtcgacctacccctctcctagcatctggattgggaatgtacattggagagatatttggtgtagtgaatgatcccagactgcctatgccatatatctcatggccccaagtgtgcacatcggtttcttttctgtaatattatgaaacaaaaaccccaggatccaacccagattctgaacatgccgcaatgacatgggagcatggtaagtgaagaagctgtggcttcttgcatctgcaaaaaaccttgccttccggcgttatcaagcaatcctgaacgaccctttgtctgcggacaccctgccctgtcctgtccttccatgaaacctcaaacctttgatcctttgtgcccatggagaccactctgtgatattgagccttttcaatcttttctttcatgtagttagtAACCCTATTACAAAAAATCACACCTGGATCATTAAATAAGACTGCagctgcctggtaccgctctctgaagtaccttgtgcatccgtatatgatgaattcaactatgccaacaataggaaatccacgaacatgacgcaataccatattgtaacactctgcgtggttggttgtctcgatcccatatcgacgaccaccagtgtcgtatagaattgaccacttctccttaggtgcatccttaatccactgtgtgaaacGTCTCTggctggaggttgaggcctgttcctttagcagctcggcgcacatgttatctagcacctgccacaatgcatcaaacttccgctactgattctgagtgcacaatatcttgaacaaattcataagttccttattcttgaagcgctcataaaagtttgcacccatatgccttatgcaccacctactcacaacatctggccatagaggaggctgtcatcgacttccttcatgtagttgccttattgctgctagaagaccagcatgtctgtcactgatgaggcaaacatcaggccttccagcaagaacgtgaatcttcacacgttcaaggaaccagtaccagctctccgtgttctcattctcaacaaaagcaaaggcgatgggaaccacctgcttgttgcaatcaactccaatcgctgtcagtattgtccccttatatctttctgtcaagaatgtgccgtcaatacatagaacaggaagacaatacataaatgccctcacacatgcaccaaggcagaaaaaagcacgaagcagaaacccaggtcccccatctaaactcggtacaatgtaggtatcagccgcgcttccagaatttctctgcacaattgctgacagcatgtgaggcaagttatcatatgatacctcatatgtgccaaatctcatctcaaacaccttttgttttgcccgccaagactttgcatagctgattttgtattgaaaacggtcgtcgatgtccctaattatcaattttggctcataatcaattttgtccagaatcaccccatacatcttcttggcaacgaaagtggatgtgatgttacggtgagtttgagcaacaacagttaatctacatgtatgtggtgtaacaattgaacactcctagtgtgtcttgtacttgcccttgtaggcatgtactcgccatgtacaatcgccattgatacacttcacctcatattctttgctgctagacttcacaactctgaatttcttcctcaacgatatagcccaaagcttcacagcatctttcacagcttcaatgctaggatactttgccccctgcacaacctcattctctctgtattcgtactcattactcctaatatcctATATCACTGGATTTTCAAAACCCTTGCCtctccattcacctagcaacggcTAGTCCTCATtgtctgatgagtccccacattcttccatcattcgagcctcttggtcttcattctgtacagcttcCACAATTCCAAGTATCCGCTcaccctcatcagctaaactttgcggctcaggttgaatgacatacacgttctgatcttctttttctcctacctgattagctataccttgcggctcaggttctgtgacatgcatgttctgatcttcattttcttgttccactgcttggttcatatgagatgatgtacttgttgatccttcaccgaaatgggctGCCCTCTGGTGAttctgaattagcattgcaagagaccacccgcggtcaagagctgcttgcatgtaagtcctccattcttcggtgtttgctataagcatcaactcccagaaatccccttcagttccccaatttgtcacagtctgaacggttaggaaatgagtctttAGATTCAaattgaatatctcgtgaagccatttgcgtatggaaccaaaactcctctctaaggttttatctattccgcactcttttcgttcaaaagctgatagatctactccatacgcatcatgagaaatatatccgtcaccataatgaacttgaaaacgaagcttgctcgacatatctggacacataatcatgatattaaattgattgctaatctactgttttaacaaaaataattacaacaaaaaTAATAGCTCGACATTTCTGGACCCACAATCATGCTATTTGTAAAgcatagaagaattttggttacctgcagtcgccggctcgaaaatccggcagggcttcgcctctctccctccctctctcttttttcttggtttctagaattgtagtgatgcaaatgaggggtggggagaccagccaacccttatataagggtgggagagccggtcgcccagcagccgggcggcctgtgggggccggccgccccgcagccgggcgaccggccccagggacctgtctgcaatttttttcttcttttttttgcggaaaagcccctgccgccaaGCTGCCGAGCGACCagatcccggccgcccggcagcggggcggccggggtatatttctgtaaattttcaaatcgaaaatatatttttataaaaaacggaaataaaaaatataaaaataaaataccgCTCGAACCCTAGAGGTCGAGTGGTTCGACCCACTTACTCGGCAGACACCCTGAGTCCCTGACAGGGGCTGCCGCTGCTCgggcaccgcgcgccgccgccgccggggggcgGGCGGGGACACGAACTGGAGGTGcggtgccgctgctgctgcaatgCATTGATATTGCCAccacggctgctgctgctgcaagtgAGCTGCCGCTTTCAGCTGTACAGGACAGTGAGGGGTGGGGCGGGATACacattgcggcggcggcggcaaggggaTGAAGACAGTGAATAGAGGGAGAGCAAATTCTTGGTCATTTGCACTACGAGTCAGATTGATTCAATAGGCTGTGATTGGTGGCGACTATCAGGGGTTGGAAGGAATTACTTGATTGGTGGTGTACAATTCTTGGATAGGATATAGGTTTCAGTTTTCTTTGGTCCGTTAGTTCAGAATTGTTTCATTTACATGTCTATTCAGTACACACCTATAATATGGATTAAATTGATTCGAATCAAATTGAGTAGATCCTGTTCTTGTGCCTGTGACAAAATTCTGTTGTATTTATTTGGGACAGCCCATCCGAGAATGGCCTAATCTCCTGCTGTtactgttggagtaatgggcttgacccattcattctaaagcattaaaagaatttaaagcccactattaatgctagggaatcaatgcttaattccgtaccgggaattgaggaggatctcaaccggcttaaaaggtggacttcgtgtacaccacttgtgaagccggtaagaggaggacggtgaaccacacgcgcgcgctcactcgcctcgccgggccgggccgggccgggccgtggccgagacgaggcgcggcgcggccggtcgGGCAGTGCGGTGCACGTGCGCgttgcagtaaagagtattaaaacagagggttaatgtcgtcactaatgaccggacattgaaggctctttacgacgtccaggttcgttgaacctgaggcacattaactgccactcatcaaagccattcatgatgtccagattcgttgaacctgaggcatatcgtgcctatataaaccagcaccctctcctctcatcctcactcatctcaagcactcatccaggtactcctcttcaggagacctctcccttctccctcagctgctttctgccttccccactgctagcactgcgcgcacaggtctagcgagagcagggcctccggaacctctgctcgctgaaggtcctgcaggggacgcgggcaattaggtttttgggaagcgtcttgacgcgactgctcgctccctgaacgactccttcgtctacttcccggcgtaatcgctcgtgcgaacgactacttcgactacttcccggcgtaaccgttcgtgggactgcactgcgaacatcttcctgcatcgacatagttcggctacttcgagcaagaccagtcgaatagcatgtctattccagctggtaacggcggaaccggtgcctccggcactggtcccgccttggggtacttactaaacctactctggtttaattctttgttcatgcttattagtgagaataacatgaacacatgcacatatcttgtacacacattatcactcatctatatcatgaaattgatattaatatttggaattaaaatataccgaaaattgcctagatatctaacagttACCATTTTCCTTGCTATATGTTGATCTAGGATTGGATGGCATAATAGCTGTTTCATTTTTGCTTCTTATGCTCATCAAGAAGGGCCTGACCCATTGATGTGCTTGTCTTCCTTCCTTCATCAAGAACGGGCAAACATGTGACAGGTTCTATAGTTTTGGCATTTGTTAGTAGTTATACACTCTATTTGCTTCTTCAACCTCTTCCCCTAATTGCAAGCATGTTTTCCTTGTCCATCTGTTTTGCTGTTGAGCTCCAAATGTTGCTTTCCTGTGTTCTGGAAGTTCCTGGTGCTCTGGTGATGACTTGTTTGCTTTGACTCGTGAGCTGGGGCCAATAGTGTTTCTTCAGTATTACACATTGGGAAATTGGGAATTTCTAGCCAAGCAATGATCAATTCTTGGTCTTTTGGTATCAATATTCAATCGTCAGAAAGATAGAAACCATATACTTCATTTGGGAAATAATGACATGCTTAAAGGTAATAATTTCTGAAACTAGAGTAATTGACTGGTTTTCCTATAGCTTGCACATCTAGTGATTGTTAAACTTGTCATTTGGGAATTAAAATCATATTCATTTAGCTCTAGTTGTCTAGTATTAGTTCTGATCGTACTGCATTGCTTTCTGTGGTCCCGAATCCCGATTATAGCATTACAAGATTCTGAGTCATGCTTTtagcatttttttcctttttgttccTACATCCCTTCTTTGGTGTTAGACATCAATTCCATTTTTCTATTCAGTTGACCAATTTgggcaaatttttttgaaagctTTTACAACACTAATTCTGAGTATTCAATATAGACTAAttgcaaaactaattacacggatggacgaAAAATCGCGAGgcaaatctattaagcctaatcaatccatcattagagattttttactgtagcacaacattatctaatcattgcataattagatttattagattcatcacgcGATTTCAGTCgggggttatggaatgagttttgctATTTATCCACAtctaatacttctaattagtggtcaaacgttctaagttactgtagcacaagaaaaattatGGGAACTAAACATACCCTTAGTATGCTCGATTAGCTAGAAAGGATCATACTGTCATCATGATTATGTGGGAAAATATCTGTCCATGCAGAAAGGTGCTCTGTCTCTGTATTTCTGCACTAGACTGATTTGGACGATCTATTGTTTGTTGCAGTGCAGTGCTTGTACACATTCCTATTGGAGTATCAAAGTCTGCTACTTGCTATGGCTACGGGAACATTGAATGCCGCATAGTCTGTGTGGAGTACTTCGGCCGTGTTTAAATTCTGTAAACGcaaattttttgtaaatcgcttgcatgatATACAAaatatagtcaaaaaataaatcgcattataaaaatggactgtaaatcgcgagacaaatttaatgagcctaattaggacgtaattagacactaaactgctacagtaatactacagtaaatatgctctaatgattctctaattaggcttattagattcgtctcgtagtttacagacgagatctgtaattagttttgtaattaatttacatttaatacttcaaatattgaagatttcTTTGCAAAAACGCAAAAACGCAAAATACAAAGTGAATTAAACACACCCTTCAAGTAGAAACATAATTTATTATAGATGTATTATACCTCTTAGGATATATATTGAGCTGATTCTGTAATTAATAGTTTATTTTGGTTCGTCGTGTCATGCTACTGGATCAAGACTATGATGGTCTTTCACATTAACATGCTTATCCAGAGTCTATTACAAGACTACGATGTGCTTATTCATGCCGCATTGCCTGCTTGTAGTAGGAATCTTTTACAGGCTACAGGTATGCTTATTCAAGCATGACTGCGATGTGCGTGCCTCCTTGCTGACTGGCTTGCCTGCTTGCTTGGGTCGCCAGGCTTGCCTGCTTGCTTGGGCGCCAGGTCGCCCAGCGGCAGTAGTACTTGGAGGCCGGTTCGATCCATACTACCCAGTAAAACATATGGATCCATTAAATAATTTAGAATGGATCGAACGGTGCCCCACTCCTTGTTAAACGGATTTATGGTTCGCTTCTGGTTCGCACCATGGATCAACCATCCCTATGTGATTTTGTTTTGAATTATGATATGACCGTCGCTTCCGATCATTTCGACAACGGTACcttcgaggaggaggatgacagGGGTGCTGGAGAGGATGATGATATTTCCTTAGGTTCCGAGGACAATGAATTTGATAGTtgtgatgacgacgacgatgatgaagaCACTGGGGAAGAAGAACCGGAGGGTAATGCTAGGGTGCCCCAAGTAGAGCAGGAAAATGATGACGGCGATGGATCCAATGCTAGTGATGAGAAAATAAGTGGTAATGAGGAGTATAGGGATAGGTCAATGGGTCGGACTGTTAATAATGCTGATGAATGATTTAGTTATACCGCTGAAGAGTTTGCGCATGTTGAAACTAGCCCACGTTGATTATGTAGTGCGTCGTCCATTTAATGTGGTTCATTCGAACAAGAGAGTACGGTACGATGTGCTATGCAAGCAGGGCTGTCTATCGGGTGTATGGGCATGGATTGTTAGGGGCACTGGTCAGTGGAAAATCATCAGAGTAAGACAGCCTCACACATGTGCATCCTCGAAACCGAAGCAAGTTCACGCACAGTGCACGACACGTTACCTAGCACATCGCATTTTTGGTATTGTTCAGAAGGACATCGACACACATCAGTTCCTTCGCTTATGGAGTCAATTTTCGCCCTTTGTTCTTACCGGGTGAAGTACTCTAAAGTATGGCGTGCAAAACAACATGCTATAGCTCTGTTGTGGGGAGATTGGCTAGAGTCATATGTAAGGGTGTCCAGAATCTTGACGGGCATGTCCCTCTACAATCCAGGAATTAGGTGGTTCATACAAACGGGAAACATGATGCTCCCTCACAACGGAGTGTACAAGCATATTTTACAAAGGGTGTTCTGGTGTTTTCCCTAGTGTGTTGAATCATTCCAGCATTACCGACCTGTGATCCTCGTGGGTGCCACATTCTTGACGGGTAAATACAAGGGTACACTAATGATGGCAGTTGACGTGAATCCTGAAAggctgtaggatcaagaacaccgactagaggggggtgaataagcggtttaaaatataaaaccaataacactagagaaatttaattagtaacaaaagaaagctctatgtcatgctattcctatctctagatgggtttgcaacctagggtgacaagatacaaatcaagctctagtaaagtaaattgctcaaagtaaaagcaagtattaaagagagcaagagaagtaaccaagcttgacacaagaaattatcccgtggtgtcgatgacttgccggtcacccctaatccacgttgaggtggattccaagagtcaaccgctcctctatcaagaacctcttgatcttgagccagcttgaatcaaggaaccgctccacacctcgattccactagagttgctcttcaccactccggtgaggtgagcacaaaacctctcacaaccgaaatcggggctcctcaacaatctccttggaggtgctccacgaa
This genomic interval carries:
- the LOC120674758 gene encoding histone chaperone RTT106-like, with amino-acid sequence MDQPSLCDFVLNYDMTVASDHFDNGTFEEEDDRGAGEDDDISLGSEDNEFDSCDDDDDDEDTGEEEPEGNARVPQVEQENDDGDGSNASDEKISGNEEYRDRSMGRTVNNADE